The Nitrospirota bacterium genome includes the window ACAATCGCCTGATCATCGGGGTCGTCGCTCAGGCCGCTGATGAACGATTTGTCTATCTTGATCCTCCGGATGGGCAGCCGCTTCAGGTAGCTCAGCGACGAATAGCCGGTGCCGAAATCATCGATCGAGAGCCCGATGCCCCTGCTGCTCAGGTTGGCCAGGTGGGGGATGGTGATATCGATATGCTGCATCGCGATACTTTCCGTCACCTCGATCTCGAGGCACTCGGGACGCAGCCCCGTCTCCTCCAGGGTCCGCGAAACCACCTCGACGAGATCGGCCTGCTGGAACTGCCGGGCGGAGAGGTTCACCGTCACGCAGAGCTCCCGGTATCCTGCATCCTGCCACTGTTTATTCTGCGCACAGGCGGTGCGCAGCACCCATTCATCGATCGAAACGACGAGCCCCGTCTCTTCGGCAAGGGGAAGGAACTGGAACGGCTGGAGCATCCCGAGCTCGGGATGCCGCCACCGGACGAGCGCCTCGACGCAGGTAATGCCGGGGCGTTTCAGATCGATCTGGGGCTGGTAGTGGAGCTCCAGCTGTCCCTTCTTGAGGGTCTGCCGCAGGCTCTGCTCGAGGATCATCAGCTCGAGGGTCCGCAGGTTCATGGCAGGACTGTAGAACCGGTAGTTGTTCCTCCCCTGCTCCTTCACATGGTACATCGCGACATCGGCGTTCTTCAGCAGCATCTCGGGATACTCGCTGTCATCCGGGTACATGCTTATGCCGATGCTGGCGGTAATATGAAACTCGTGCCCGTCGAAGTGGTAGGACTGATCGAGGATCATCCGGAGCTCCTGCGCAATCCTGGCCGCGCTGTCGGTATCCGCGATATCGGGCAGCACGATGGCGAACTCATCGCCGCCGATGCGGGCGATCGTATCGGACGCCCGCAGGCAGTTCCTCAGCCGTGAAGCGACCTCCCTGAGGAGCCGGTCGCCGGCAGCATGGCCGAGAGAATCATTGATATTTTTAAAACGGTCGAGGTCGAGGAAGAGGACCGCAAGCTTGGCGCGATGGCGGCGCGCCTGGGCGATCTCGAGGGAAAGGCGGTCCATGAAGAGCGTTCTGTTCGCTACGCCGGTCAGGAGATCGTGATAGGCCTGGTACCTGATCGTCTCTTCGGCCTGCTTCCGTTCGGTGATATCGGTGATCATGCCGAGGGCCCCTGCATACGCTCCCTCCTTGTCGAAGAGGGAATTCGTCGAGACGATGGCCCAGAGCGCCGAGCCGTCCTTTCGCCGGAACCGGAAATCGTGCTGCTCGGCAATGCCGTCCCTGCGGCGCGCGAGGTTCAGTTCCGCTTCCTGCCGGACCTCCTCATCCATGAAGTCGAAGAGCGGCCGCCCCAGCATCTCCTCTGCGGCATAGCCGAGCATTTCGGTCATATGCCGGTTGACATAGGTTGTGAGGCCCTGCGCATCGACGATCCAGACTCCTTCGTTCGCTGTATCGATGAGCTGGCGGTAGCGGGCCTCGCTCTCCCTGAGCGCCTCCTCGACCCTGCTCCGTTCGGCTATTTCGGTCTGGAGGCGCTTGTTGGCGAGCTTAAGGTCCGCGGTGCGCTCCTGCACCATATGCTCGAGCCCGTCGCGGTGGCGCCTCAGCTCCTCCTCGGCCTTTTTCCGTTCGAGGACCTCGGCGTGCAGCGCCGTGTTCATGGCATCCGTATGCGCTTTGGCCTCGCTCAGGTACGCAACGAGGTCCCTGTTCTCGAATCTGAGCGCAAGCGACTCGGCATAGATCGTATGGTTCTGCCGCGCCGTCATGAAGATCAGGACTCCATAGAGCAGGACCATGGCCGCCATGGCGAGATGGAACTCATCGCCGATCAGGATGAACCGGGCGGTGAGCGGTGCCAACGCGGGGATGCTATAGGCGAGGAAGGCCGCATTCACTGCCGAATATGCCGCTGCCGCTCCGGCTACCATGCCGCCGAGTACAAAGGCGAGAAAGACCTGGTGCGCTGTCGAGCCCTCGTTGAACAGCAGGATGCCTGCAGCTCCCCAGACCGTTCCCGAGAGCCCGATGCCGATGACGAAGCTCCTCCCCCACTGCGGCGCCCTGTCCGGAGTGACGGCATGTCTCCTGGACTTCCTGAGCAGAACGAACCTGGCGAGGGTAACGGCGAGGAGCGCCCCGAGCCAGAGGAGTATCCTGGCCGCGGGAACAACACCCCAGAGGATGAGGGCGACGATCGAGCCGTTGATCACCGTGGCGACCAACCCCACCGGCGCCAGACGGTAGAGCTGAGCGACCTGCTCGTCGCGCATATATTCATCCCGGGCGGACAGCCCTGCCGCAGGTCCCATTCCTCTCCCCCGCATGGTTAATGGATTATCCGGACTACCTCAATTGTAACAAATGCCGTGGCCGCATAAAAGGCGGCAACCAACAGTAACAGAAAAGCCGGTATCCCGCGGGATACCGGCTCGAGCCCGGAACAGGGCGCGTGCGCTGTCGGTTACGAGGCGATAACGATCGAGGGCATGATGCCGATCGCGAACACCATGATGACCGTGATCAGGATGGCGAGCCCGAGCATCGGCGACGGGCTGATCGTCATCTCCCCGACCACGTCCTTCATGTACATATTGCGGACGATCCTGAGATAGTAGTAGGCGGAGATGGCGCTGAAGATGACCGCCACGACCGCGAGCCACACGTATCCCGCACCGATGAGTGCCATGAAGATGTTGAACTTTCCGATAAAGCCTGCTGTCGGCGGAATGCCGGTGAGCGAGAACATGAAGACCAGCATCAGCGCGGCGACCAGGGGATGGCTCTTCGAGAGCCCTTCATAGTCCTTGATCTCGTCTCCCCGGTCGAGCAGGATGACGATGGCGAAGGCGCCTATATTCATGAAGGCATAGATCATCATGTAATTCATCATCGCCTGGCGCCCCTCCTCGCCGGCGATAATGCCGAGGAGCATGTAGCCCGCGTGCGCGATGGAGGAATAGGCGAGCATCCTCTTTATGTTGGTCTGCACGAGGGCGACGATATTCCCCACCGCCATGGTGGCGATGGCGATGCCGATGAGGATCGCGGTCCAGTCGGCCTGCAGGTGCTGGAAGGCGACGAAGAAGACCCTGCCGATGACCGCGAACCCCGCTGCCTTGGGCCCCACGGACATGAAGGCGGTGACCGAGGTGGGCGCGCCCTCGTACACATCGGGCGCCCACATATGGAACGGCACCGCGGCGATCTTGAACGAGAAGGCGACGGCGACCAGGATCATGCTGAAGAGCAGCAGCGGCGTCGCCTCCCCGCCCTGGAGCTGTGCTGCTATCCGGTAAAGATCGGTCGTCGTCGTCTGCCCGTAGAGCAGCGAAATGCCGTACAGCAGCATGGCCGACGAAAAGGCGCCGAGCAGAAAGTACTTGATGGCGGCCTCGTTGGATTTGGGGTCGTTCCGCTTGATGCCTGCCAGGATATAGGTGCTCAGCGCCATCAGCTCGAGGCCGAGATAGAGGATGATGAAGTCCTTGGCCGAGGCCATCAGCATCATTCCCGCAGTGGCGAAGAGCAGCAGGCTGTAGTATTCTCCATGTTCGACCCTCTCCCGCTGCAGGTACTTGAGCGATATGAAGATGGTCAGGACGAGGTTGATGAGGAAGATGACCTTGAAGTAGCTGCTGTAGCTGTCGCTGATGAACATGCCGCCGAAGGTCTCGCCGTAGCTCTGCGGGATGAAGTAGAGCGTCGCCGCCGCGGCAGCGACCCCGAGGAACGCCAGCACTCCCTTTTCCCTGAAGACGAGGTCGAAGAGCAGGAGCAGCAGCGCTGCCACGGTCATTATGATTTCCGGCAGTACCGGGGTCAGGTCGGGGAAGGGAATGGTCATTTGATCACCTCTATAATGTGCTGTGCTACAGCCGGCTGCCCCGCTGTGGAAATCCTCTGGATGAGGTTCTGGACCGAGGCATCCATGAAGCTGAGGAAGGTATTCGGATAAACGCCGATCCAGAGCACCAGGATGATGAGCGGTGCGAGTGTCGCGATCTCGCGGAAGTTGATATCCTTATGCTCCCGGACCGTCGGGCTCACCTCCATGAAAAAGACCCGCTGGTAGAGCCAGAGCATGTAGCCCGCGCCGATGATGATGCCGGTGGCGGCGAGGGCGCCCATGGCCTTCGATGCCGTGAATCCGCCGAGGAGGATCAGGATCTCGCCGACGAACCCGTTCGTCCCGGGCAGGCCGATCGACGAGAGCGTGAAGACCATGAAGAAGGCGGCATAGACCGGGAGCGCGGTCGCCACGCCGCCGTAATCCGCGATCTTCCTCGTATGGGTACGATCGTAGATCATCCCGACGCAGAGGAAGAGGCCGCCGGTGACGATGCCGTGGTTGATCATCTGGAGGATACCGCCCTGGAGCCCCTGCGTGTTGAGCGCGAAGAGACCGAGCGTCACGAAGCCCATGTGGCTGACCGAGCTGTAGGCGATGAGCCGTTTCAGATCGGTCTGGCCGAGGCAGATGATCGCGCCGTAGATGATGGCGATCACCGAGAGGATCATCATGACCGGCGACATCGCTTTCGTCGCCTCCGGCAGAATCGGCATGCTGAACCGCAGGAACCCGTAGGCGCCCATCTTGATGAGGATGCCCGCAAGGATCACGCTGCCCGCGGTCGGCGCCTCGGTATGGGCGTCGGGCAGCCAGGTATGCACCGGGAACATTGGGACCTTCACCGCAAAGGCGGCAAAGAAGGCCCAGAACAGGATGACCTGCAGGTTGAAGGGATAGGTGGTGGTCATCATCTTCAGGATATCGAAGGAGTTGCCCGTCTGAAGGTAGAGGACGATGATCCCAACGAGCATGAGGACGCTGCCCACCAGGGTATACAGGAAGAACTTGATCGCTGCGTAGACCCGGTTCGGCCCGCCCCACACGCCGATGAGGAGGAACATGGGGATCAGCATAGCCTCCCAGAAGATATAGAAGAGGAAGAGGTCGAGGCTGCAGAAGACGCCGATCATCGCGCCCTCGATGAGGAGCAGGGCCGCGTAGAACTCCTTCGCCCGGTCCTTGATACTGTTCCAGGAGACGGTGACGCAGAGGATGGTCAGGAGCGCCGAAAGCAGGACGAAGAGGACGCTGATGCCGTCTATGCCGAGGGCATAGCTGACGCCCCACGCGGGTATCCACTCATGGCGCTCGACGAACTGCATCTGCGCCGTGGTCTTGTCGAAGCCGCTGAAGAGCGGGAGGCTCAGGGCGAAGGTCGCTATGCTCAGGAACAGGGCGGTCCACTTGATCGCCGTCTCGCTGGTCCGCTTCAGGAGAAAGATCAGCAGCGCCCCTGCTAGGGGGAGAAAGATCAAGGTGCTCAGTATCGGGTAACTCATCATACCTCCTCGTTGGCCTCCTCTTACTGTCCGGCGGTTGCGATCAGCACCAGGGAAAGGATGAGAAAGAGCCCGATCGCCATCGAGACGGCATAGTGCTGGACATAGCCGGTCTGGAGCCTTCTCAGGCGCTCGCCGAAATTCCCGATAGCCCTGGGCACGCCGTTTACGATCCCTTCTATGATACCGCCGTCGGTGACGGCCATCAGTACATTGGTTGCGGCCCACCTGGTCGGCCTGACGATGATGAAGTCGTACAGCTCATCGATGTAGTACTTGTTCCACAACGTCGTGTATATTCCCCTGAAGCTCGCGGCGAGGGTCTTCGGAATCTCGGGCTTGAGCGCGTAGAAGACCCAGGCGAAGAAGATGCCGCCGAAGGCCGCTGCTATCGAGATGCCCACCACCATCAGCTCCTCCGCATGGGAGGCGTGGACATGAGGATGGCCGAGCACCGGCTCGAAGAAGTGGGCGATCCAGTTCCCGACGCCTATCGCCGAGCCGAACAGCTCGGGTATGCCGATCCAGCCCGACGCGATAGCGCCCACGGTCAGGATTATGAGCGGGACGGTCATCGTTGCCGGCGACTCATGGAGGTGGTGCTCCTGCTCGAGGGTCCCCCTGAACTTCCCGTGGAAGGCGAGGAAAATGATCCTGAAGCTGTAGAACGCGGTAATCGCGGCGACGAGAGAGCCGATCACCCAGACGATCCTGCCGACCGTGCCGCCGTTATAGGCGAGCCAGAGGATCTCGTCCTTGCTGAAGAAGCCCGCCAGGCCGGGCACCCCGGCGATGCTGAGCGAGGCGATGAGGAACGTCCAGTAGGTGACAGGCATATGTTTTTTCAGTCCGCCCATCTTCTGTATATCCAGCTCCCCTGCCATGGCGTGCATGACGCTGCCGGCGCCGAGGAAGAGCAGGGCCTTGAAGAAGGCATGGGTATAGAGATGGAAGATACCTGCGCCGAACGCGCCGACGCCGCAGGCGAGGAACATGTAGCCGAGCTGGCTCACGGTCGAGTAGGCGACGATACGCTTTATGTCGTTCTGCACCAGCGCTATCGTCGCTGCAAAGAGGCTCGTAATCGCCCCCGTGAGCGCGACGACGGCCATGGCGACTTCCGACATGCTGAAGAGCGGGTTGAACCGGGCGACCATGAAGACGCCGGCGGTGACCATGGTGGCAGCGTGGATCAGCGCGCTGACCGGCGTCGGGCCCTCCATGGCATCGGGCAGCCAGACATGGAGCGGGATCTGCGCCGATTTGCCGACCGCGCCGCAGAAGAGCAGGAGCGCTATCAGGGTGACGAGGTGAATCTCATACCCCAGCAGGCTGATCGTCTGGCCCTGCAGCGAGCCCACGTTCGCGAAGATATCGGCATAGTGAACGGTGCCCAGGGTGAGGAAGATCATGAAGACGCCGAGGCCGAAGCCGAAGTCGCCGAACCGGTTGACGATGAAGGCCTTCTTTCCCGCATCGGCAGCGCTCTTCTTTTCGTACCAGAAGCCGATGAGGAAGTAGGAGCAGAGCCCCACCGCCTCCCAGCCGAAGTAGAGCTGCAGCAGGTTGTTGCCCATGACGAGCATGAGCATCGAGAAGGTGAACAGGCTGAGATAGGAGAAGAAGCGGTAGTAGCCCGGATCGCCGTGCATGTAGCCTACCGAGTAGATATGGACCAGCAGGCTCACGCTCGTCACGACGATGAGCATGATGGCGGTCAGCTGGTCGATGAGGAACCCTACGGTAACCCTGAAGGTGCCGGAGACGATCCAGCTGTAGACATCCTGGTTGATGACCTGCCCGTTCACTACGCCGATGAAGGTCTTCACCGCGAGAACGAACGACCCGAGGACAGCGAGGATTGCGACCCAATGGGCCTTGTCCTTGATGATCCATCTGCCGAGGAGGATGTTGACGGCAAAGGCGGCGAGCGGCAGGAGCGGTATCAAAACATGCATATCCATGGGCTTACCCTCTCATCTCGGTGATTTCATCGGTGTGTATCGCCGCCCTGTTCTTGAAGAGCGCCACCAGGATCGCGAGCCCGATCGCCGCCTCGGCAGCAGCAACGGTGATAATGAAGAAGACCAGTATCTGGCCCCGCAGGTCCTGCAGGTAGTGGCTGAAGGCGACGAGGCTTATGTTCACCGAATTGAGCATCAGCTCGATGGACATAAGGACGATGATGATGTTCCGCCGGATCATGAACCCGACGACGCCGATGGTGAAGATGACGGCGCTCAGTGCGATATACCACTCCAAGGGTACCATATGTCCTCCTACGGAAATGAAGAGCTCGAAGAAAAAAGCGGGAAGTGAGAAGGTCCCTTTCTTATGACCACTCTTCCCTCACCTCTTCCTTCCTGTTTCCCGCTCCTTACTTGTTTTTTTGGCCAGCACGATCGCCCCGACGATAGCGATCAGCAGTATCAGCGAGGCGATCTCGAAGGGGAAGAGATACTCGGTGTACAGCACCGTGCCCAGCGCCTTCGTATGGGTAGCGGCCTTGATCGCCTCGATCGTGAACGGCCCCGCAGGGCCCTGCGTCAACGAACCCAGGACATACATGATCAGCACCAGGATAAACACCCCCATCGAGATGCCGAGCGGCCAGGCGCCGACAAACTTCTCGCCCTCGAGCTCTTCCTTGAGATTGAGCATCATGATGACGAAGAGGAAGAGCACCAGGATCGCCCCCGCGTAGAGGATGATCTGGACCGCCGCCAGGAACTCGGCGTTCAGGAAGAGGTAGAGCGCGGCGATATGGAAGAAGAGCCCCAGCATCATCAGGACGCTGTGCACGGGGTTTCTTCTGGTTATCACGAGCAGCGACAGGACGACCGTAGCGACCGCGAAATAACCGAAAAAGAGCTTAGGCAGCATTGCTCATCCCCCCTTGCGTCGTTTCATTGCCTTCCGGCCCGCCGGGACCGCCCGGCTCGGCATTCTTCGGTGAAGCCTCCCGGGGAGCGCTCCCGGCTCTCCTGAGCACCGGCTGATCCTCGTGGGACTGGAAGTCCTCGGACAGGGGGCGCCAGAAGTGCCTGAAGTACTCCTTACCCTTGTCGCCTGCCATGAACTTATCCCAGTTGGCGAGCAGTTTTTCCTTTGTCATATAGAGCGCTTCACGGGTGGTATCGCAGTATTCATAATGCGGGGTCATCACCACGGCCCCGAAGGGGCAGGCCTCGACGCAGAACCCGCAGTAGACGCACCGGAGCACCTCGATCTCATAGCGGTCGACGATCTTCGAGTGGTCCGAGCCCTCGCTGGTGTAAATCGAGATGCATTTCGAGGGACAGACGGCTGCACACAGGCCGCAGCCGACGCATTTCGCCTCGCCCGCATCGGTCCGCACGAGGGCGTGCAGCCCCCGGAATCCCGGGAAGGGCTCGCGCTTCTCCTCGGGGTACTGGCGGGTCACCGGCCGGGTCAGCATCATCTTGAAGGTGAGCGCCATACCCTTCAGTATCTCGAGCATGAAGACCTTTTTCGCTATATCCTTTAATCTCATTCTCCTCTTACCTCTCTGGGGGCGATAGAGTTTACTTACGCTTCAGCCTAACTGAAATAGTACACGAGCGACGTGACCACTATGTTTACCAGCGCCAGCGGAATCAGGACCTTCCAGCCCAGCGACATCAATTGATCGTAGCGGTAGCGGGGCACCGTCGCCCTTACCCAGTAGAACAGGAAGATATGGAGATAGACCTTGCCGAGGAACCAGACGATGCCCGGCACCGCTGCGAGCGCGGGGACGGCGTTCGTGAGCACCGGCGGGAGGGTCCAGCCGCCCCAGAAGCAGACCACGGCGATGCTCGACATCACGATCATGCCGATATACTCCGCCGCATAGTAGAGCGCGAACCGCATGCCGCTGTACTCGGTAAAGTAGCCCGCCACCAGCTCGCTCTCCGCTTCGGGCAGATCGAAGGGGGTCCGGTTCGTCTCGGCGAACATCGAGACGAGGAAGACGAAGTAGCCGAGGATCTGCGGGAAGAGATACATGCCGAACCAGTACTGCTGCTGCGCCTTGACGATATCGGTGAGGTTCAGGGAGCCGGAGAGTATCATGACGCCGACGAGGCTCAGCCCCATGGAGACTTCATAGCTGATGACCTGGGCCGATGACCTGAGGCCGCCCAGGAAGGAGTACTTGGAGTTGGACGCCCACCCCGCCATGACCACGCCGTACGCGGCGAGCGACGACATCGCGAAGAGATAGAGCAGCCCCACATTGATGTTGGCGATGACGAAGCCGTCGAAGAAGGGGATCACCGCGGTCGAGCTGAGCGCGGCGAAGATGATGATGACCGGAGCGAACCAGAAGACCGGCTTGTCCGCGTTCGCCGGGATGATATCCTCTTTGAAGAAGAGCTTGACCATATCCGCGACCGGCTGGAGGATGCCGTGGGGACCGACCCGCATAGGGCCGAGCCGCACCTGCATGTGGCCGATGACCTTGCGCTCGAAATAGGTTGCATACATAACGTGGAAAAAGACCGCGGCAACGACGACCATCATCTTGACTACCATAAGTACCATAGTGATGATGAAGTCGTAGCCTCCCCCGGCGATACCGGCTGATGCGAATGTCTCGACTATGTTCACGCTGCCACCTCCGCGGTCATCCGTTCACTCTTCTTGACGGCAGCTTCGACGCCGTCCAGCGCCGGAGCCTTGAGCGCCGTGTTCATGCGCCACGGCAGAATCCTGAAGAGCCCGCTCCCTTCGAAATTGTTCGGCGCCATCACCAGAGTCTCCGGCACATCGATAAAGGCCATCACCGGCAGGTCGAGCGTCCCTATCTCGGTCGCGATGGTCACGTAGTCGCCGTCGGCGACTCCGAGCTTCTGCGCCAGCTTCGTCCCTATCTTCACGTACGGTTTCGAAGATATGCTGTTCAGCGCCGCCGAATGCCTGCTCTGGCTCGCCGAATGGAAGAGGGGCTTGTCGAGGGCGAGATACACCTTGTTCGCCTCCGGCTTTTTCAGCAGCGTCTTGCCCTCGGGAAGCGCGATCCCCTGAATGCCCACATCGTGCCTGAGCGGCTCGCCCTTGTAGGGCCACATGCCGGCGCCCTGGTCCATGTCTTCGTAGGTGACGCCCTTGTGGAGCGGGGATATCTTCGCGATCTCTCCCAGTATATCCGATGCGCCTTTATAGCTCATGTCGACGCCGAGGAGCCTGCTTATCTCGGCGAGGATCCTCCAGTCCTCCATGGCGACGCTGTCCTGGGGTCCGTCGACCGCTTTATTGAGGTGCTGCATTCTCCGCTCGAGATTGGTATAGGAGCCTTCCTTTTCAGCCCAGGAGAGCGCCGGGAGAACGACATGCGCGAGCTGGGCGGTTTCGGAGAGGAAGATGTCCTGCACCACGAGAAGCTCCAGCCCGGAGAGCGCCTCCCTCACTACCTTCTGTCCCGGGACCGTGAAGGCGATATTCTCGCCCATTACATAGAGCGCTTTCACGTTCTTCGCCTGCGCCGCCTCGATCATCTCCATGAGGCTCAGGCCGGGAGCGGCCGGGACCGTGACGTTGAAGAACTCCTCGTACCGCTTCCTGAAGCTCTCGACCGCGAGCGGTCTTCCGCCGGGGAGCATGTCGGGCAGGCAGCCCATATCGACGAGCCCCTGCTCGTTCGGCAGCTCTGCGGAGAGATAGATGCGGCCGTTGAGGAGATGCACCAGGGCAGCGAGGAGGAGGAGGTTGGTATGCCCCTCCTTCCGCTGAATGATGTCCCTTCCTATGATTATTGCCGGGTTGGCGACGCCTGCAAGGCGCTCGACCGCAGCCGCGAGCGCCTCGACCGGAACGCCGCAGGTCTCTGAGGCCTCGCCGAGCGTTACAGGCTGGAGTTTCTTGATCATCTCCTCGAAGGCGGACCGCTCGCCGGAAAGCTGCTTCTTCTTCAGGAGCTCGGTCACCAGCGCCGCCAGCAGCGCCGTCTCGGTGTAGGGAGCGGGCACGAGGCTGTCGGTGCTGAACCGCTTCAGTCCCGCGGCAAACCCGACGGTGATGACCGGGACCTCTTTCTGCGCCGCCGCCCGTATCTGGAGGCCCAGAACCGGGTTGACGGCCGCAGGGTCGCCGCCGACCACGAAGACGCCGTCGGCATGCGTGATACCGCTGAGGGGGTTTGCGGTAACGCCCTGCCCGAATATCTGCTCGAAGAACTTCTGGGCAGGGGCAAAGGCGAAGCCCGCTGCAGAGTCGATATTATTGCTGCCGAGAGCGACGCGCATGAACTTCTGGAATACGTAGTTGTCCTCGTTCGTACACCGCGCCGAGGCGACGCCGGCGATCGCCCCGCCGCCGTGCTTTTCCTTTATATCCTTCAGCCGCTGGCTGATCACGGTGAAGGCCTCGCTCCAGGTCGCCTCCCGCAGCTCGCCCTCCTTGCGGATGAGCGGCGCCTTGAGCCTGCGGGGGCTGGCAATGTAGTCATAGCCGAAACGGCCCCTGTTGCAGAGGAGCCCTCTGTTGACCCCTTTTTCAACCTCGGGGACGACCCGTACGAGGGCATTCCCCCTCACCTGGGCGGTGACCGAACAGCCGACGCCGCAGAAGGAGCAGACGGTGTCCACATTCTTTTCTATGAACCACTGGCGGTAGGTATGCTTGTGCAGCCGCGACATGATGGCGCCCACAGGGCAGACGGTGAGGCAGTTCCCGCAGTACTCGCAGTTGTAGCGGCCGCCGGAGAAGGGCTCGACGAAGGTCTTGCTCGTCCTGTTCACCATGGCGATCGCAGAAGCGCCCTGCACCTGGCTGCACATCCGGACGCAGCGCGTACAGGAGATGCAGCGCTCCATGTTGCGCACGATGATCGGGTCGTCATAGCTCTCGGGATGGCGGCGCTTGCCTTCATCGAAACGGCCCGCCGTGGGGCCGTACTTCATTACCAGGTCCTGCAGGTCGCACTCGCCCGCCTTATCGCAGTAGGGACAATCGAGGGCGTGGTTGATGAGAAGGAACTCGAGCATCCCTTTCCGCGCCTCGACGACCTTTTCGGTCTCGGTGCGGACGACCATGCCGTCGGTGATGTTCAGGGTGCAGGCGGTCTGGAGCCGCGGCATCTTCTCGATCTCGACGAGGCAGAGCCTGCAGCCGCCGTAGGGATTGAGCATCTCGTGGTGGCAGAGGGTGGGGATCTTTATCCCTGCTATCTTTGCCGCCTCGAGGATCGTGACCGGCTTCTCGAGCTTGATCTGCTTATCGTTTATGGTTACCGTTATCATTACGCGACACCCGCCGTTCTCTTGGTAGTGGTAATTTTTGATTCGAACTCTCCCCTGAAATGCTTGATGAAGCTCTGGACCACGCCGGCAGCGCCGTCGCCGAGGGGGCAGAAGGTCCTGCCGAAGATGTTTTTCGCAATCTCGAGGAGGAGCTCGATGTCGCCCTCCCTCCCCGCGCCGCGGTCGATCCTGCCGAGAATGCTCCGCAGCCACCCCACGCCCTCCCTGCAGGGAGTGCATTTGCCGCAGGACTCGTGCTCGAAGAACTTTATAGCCCGGTAGCAGACCTTGACGAGGTCGACGGTCTCGTCGAAGACCATCACGGCGCCCGAGCCGAGCATGCTGCCGTGCTTGAGCATGGCCGAGAAGTCCATCGGGCAGTCGATCTGGTCGGCGGGAAGAATGGGGGTGGAGATGCCGCCCGGGATCACCGCTTTGAGCTTCTTGCCGCCGCGGATGCCGCCGCAGTGGGTATAGATGATGTCCCTGAGCGTCGTTCCCATGGGGAGCTCATAGACTCCCGGCTTGTTCACATGACCGCTGACCGAATAAAGCTTGGGACCGGGGCAATCGACGCTTCCGATCTGGGCGTAGGCATCGGCGCCGATCTCGATGATGAGCGGGAGGTTCGCCAGGGTCTCGACATTGTTGACCACAGTAGGCTTCGCCAGGAAGCCCTCGTTCACCGGGAAGGGAGGCTTGATGCGGGGCTGGCCCCGCTTGCCCTCGAGCGACTCGATCAGCGCGGTCTCCTCGCCGCAGATGTACGCGCCGGCGCCCTGGTGCACGGCGAGGTGGAAGCGCGTCCCCGTGCCGAGGATGTCGTCACCGAGATACCCTTTATCGTACGCCTGCCGTATTGCCCCGTCGAGTATGTCCTTCGCCCCGGGATACTCGCCGCGGAGATAGATATAGCCGTACTCAGCGTCGAGCGCGTGGCCCGAGATGACCATCCCTTCGATGAGCAGGTGCGGGTTCTTCTCGAGGATCGGCCTGTCCTTGAAGGTGCCCGGCTCTCCCTCGTCGGCATTGCAGACGACGTATTTCGGTTTCTTGGGATCGGCTGCGGCGAACGACCACTTCATTCCGGTCGGGAACCCTGCGCCGCCCCTCCCCCTGAGCCCCGCCTTCTTCACCGAATCGATGATTGCAGCGGGCTCCATGGCGAGGGCCTTGGCGAGGGCCTTGTAGCCGCCTGCCTTTGCATATTCATTGAGGTCCGCC containing:
- the nuoG gene encoding NADH-quinone oxidoreductase subunit NuoG translates to MITVTINDKQIKLEKPVTILEAAKIAGIKIPTLCHHEMLNPYGGCRLCLVEIEKMPRLQTACTLNITDGMVVRTETEKVVEARKGMLEFLLINHALDCPYCDKAGECDLQDLVMKYGPTAGRFDEGKRRHPESYDDPIIVRNMERCISCTRCVRMCSQVQGASAIAMVNRTSKTFVEPFSGGRYNCEYCGNCLTVCPVGAIMSRLHKHTYRQWFIEKNVDTVCSFCGVGCSVTAQVRGNALVRVVPEVEKGVNRGLLCNRGRFGYDYIASPRRLKAPLIRKEGELREATWSEAFTVISQRLKDIKEKHGGGAIAGVASARCTNEDNYVFQKFMRVALGSNNIDSAAGFAFAPAQKFFEQIFGQGVTANPLSGITHADGVFVVGGDPAAVNPVLGLQIRAAAQKEVPVITVGFAAGLKRFSTDSLVPAPYTETALLAALVTELLKKKQLSGERSAFEEMIKKLQPVTLGEASETCGVPVEALAAAVERLAGVANPAIIIGRDIIQRKEGHTNLLLLAALVHLLNGRIYLSAELPNEQGLVDMGCLPDMLPGGRPLAVESFRKRYEEFFNVTVPAAPGLSLMEMIEAAQAKNVKALYVMGENIAFTVPGQKVVREALSGLELLVVQDIFLSETAQLAHVVLPALSWAEKEGSYTNLERRMQHLNKAVDGPQDSVAMEDWRILAEISRLLGVDMSYKGASDILGEIAKISPLHKGVTYEDMDQGAGMWPYKGEPLRHDVGIQGIALPEGKTLLKKPEANKVYLALDKPLFHSASQSRHSAALNSISSKPYVKIGTKLAQKLGVADGDYVTIATEIGTLDLPVMAFIDVPETLVMAPNNFEGSGLFRILPWRMNTALKAPALDGVEAAVKKSERMTAEVAA
- the nuoF gene encoding NADH-quinone oxidoreductase subunit NuoF translates to MEKYLLRNIDNPNSADLNEYAKAGGYKALAKALAMEPAAIIDSVKKAGLRGRGGAGFPTGMKWSFAAADPKKPKYVVCNADEGEPGTFKDRPILEKNPHLLIEGMVISGHALDAEYGYIYLRGEYPGAKDILDGAIRQAYDKGYLGDDILGTGTRFHLAVHQGAGAYICGEETALIESLEGKRGQPRIKPPFPVNEGFLAKPTVVNNVETLANLPLIIEIGADAYAQIGSVDCPGPKLYSVSGHVNKPGVYELPMGTTLRDIIYTHCGGIRGGKKLKAVIPGGISTPILPADQIDCPMDFSAMLKHGSMLGSGAVMVFDETVDLVKVCYRAIKFFEHESCGKCTPCREGVGWLRSILGRIDRGAGREGDIELLLEIAKNIFGRTFCPLGDGAAGVVQSFIKHFRGEFESKITTTKRTAGVA